A stretch of DNA from Mycobacterium senriense:
TCGGTCACCCGTTGGGCGCCAGCGGCGCTCGGCTGATGACGACTCTGGTCAACGCGCTGGAACAGCGTGGTGGACGGTACGGGCTGCAGACGATGTGTGAGGGCGGCGGCATGGCCAACGCCACCATCATCGAGCGGTTGGGCTGAGATCATGCAAGAGACGAAATTCGACGGCGTGCGGGTGCGCTATAACAGCGCCAAGAGCTACGACGAACTACGTGCCGCGTTGCTCGCCGACATCGGCGAGCAACCGGTGCCTATCAACGACATCGCGACGTCCACCGGCGATTGGCAGTCCTACCAGCAGCGCGTCGAATCCCACGTCGGCCCAAGCGGATTCATGCTGTTCGGCGTGGTAGACCACGGCGCCTGGATCCCCAAGGCCGGCATCGACCGCAAGGCGCTGCGCGTCATCCTCGGCAATCCGCTGATTGCCATCACCATGCTGCGCCACGACGTAACGGCCGGATTGTTCGCCCCGGTCGAGCTGCTGTTGCTCGAGGAGGACGACGGACACAGCAGCCTGACCTACGTCAAGCCGTCGTCGCTGATGGTCGTCGAACCCAATCCGGAATTGCTCAGCGCGGCAGAGAAACTCGACGTGAAATTGGCGGCGCTGGCCGCCAAGGTGACCGGCGACTAGTCGACTTCACAGGACGAGAACGGGTTCGCAGGCCCTGGTCACGACTTTGGAAGCGATTGGGCGCACGGCTAGCGTGGTCGAGCCACGCGACCAGGTGTGCAATGCCGCTCAATCATCACGCATCGGCCTTCACCACTTCGTCGGCGGCCGTGCCGTTCAAACAGGCATCCGGACCAGTCAAAGCGGGGCTGAACTTGAGAGCATCGACAAGTTCGTCGATGGCTGTTGGCCCGTGTCCACCCAGGACGGCCTGCGAGAAGCATGTTTCCAAATGGTTGTGCAGCATCACCCTGTTCGTTCGCTCTAGCGCGGACTGCACCGCAGAGATCTGCTTCATCACGTCGACACAGTAGGCGTCAGCTTCGAGCATGCGAACGATGGCGTCGAGATGACCCCGGACCGTCTTTAGCCGGTTGAGCGCCGCATGCTTTTTCGCAGTCAGTTCCTGCGCCATCAATCGCCTCCTTCCGGCAGCCATTGTCACCGACACCAATTGTCACCGACACCACCCCGACTGGGCTGCGCCGATTTCAACTCTACCCCACCCCTCCCCGGGAGGGGTAGCATGGCGGCAGTCGATCAAACTCACTCCAGGAGGCGAACCCATGCCTAGTTCGACCGATGCAGGAATTGAATCCAGCACACCCGCAGACACCCACCCCTCTGTCGAGCCGGTGGGCGGTGTCCAGCCGAGTCGCCTCAAGCAAGCGTTGGCATGGGTGGGCATCGTCAGTGGGGGCTTGTTCATTGCCGCGGCGATCTTCTTCTCCGGGTTCTTCCTGAGTTGGTGGGGCAACGGCGGTCACCACGCGGGGCCGGACAAGATGGACTGCTGTAGCCAGATGAAATCCGGGGAACACACGGCACAGGGCGCAATGACGGGGCCCGCGAACCAGAAGACGCCAAGCGGCCAGATGGGACCAGGTAGCCCGATGACACCCGGACCGATGATGCCCAGCATGACGATGGGTCCCGGCGGGATGGGCTCGGGGATGATGGGGCCGC
This window harbors:
- a CDS encoding DUF302 domain-containing protein → MQETKFDGVRVRYNSAKSYDELRAALLADIGEQPVPINDIATSTGDWQSYQQRVESHVGPSGFMLFGVVDHGAWIPKAGIDRKALRVILGNPLIAITMLRHDVTAGLFAPVELLLLEEDDGHSSLTYVKPSSLMVVEPNPELLSAAEKLDVKLAALAAKVTGD
- a CDS encoding metal-sensitive transcriptional regulator → MAQELTAKKHAALNRLKTVRGHLDAIVRMLEADAYCVDVMKQISAVQSALERTNRVMLHNHLETCFSQAVLGGHGPTAIDELVDALKFSPALTGPDACLNGTAADEVVKADA